The Thalassotalea psychrophila genome window below encodes:
- a CDS encoding outer membrane beta-barrel protein — translation MLLAILYQLLFNRKRGFLVFRNYLQSFKALICQLTPAKLSNHQLTMLIFMMFYATVVITAKAQTSETVEQTFELKPYIGIGLGNWDTGVSELDDDLGMEFYIGAKFNTIFAVEFGGFYGYSEQVDSNSQFELDSYSLAGVAHYPLNQHVDLVGKLGIYYWDTELRKPDVCFILCSDGEKLNSDSGLDMFFSYGINVHISRSLSLGLAQSHYSFDSLGYDADSTMTSVRLTWWF, via the coding sequence ATGTTATTAGCAATTCTTTATCAGTTACTGTTCAATAGGAAGCGTGGTTTTTTAGTGTTTCGTAACTATTTACAATCATTTAAAGCCCTAATTTGCCAATTAACACCAGCGAAATTATCCAACCATCAACTCACTATGCTGATATTTATGATGTTTTACGCCACAGTTGTAATCACCGCAAAGGCACAGACTAGTGAAACAGTAGAGCAAACATTTGAGCTGAAACCCTATATAGGTATTGGTTTAGGCAATTGGGATACAGGTGTGAGCGAGTTGGATGATGATTTGGGTATGGAGTTCTACATTGGCGCTAAATTTAATACCATTTTTGCCGTTGAGTTTGGCGGGTTTTATGGATATTCCGAACAAGTTGACTCGAACAGTCAATTTGAACTGGACTCTTATTCTCTGGCTGGAGTTGCTCACTATCCATTAAACCAGCATGTTGATCTGGTAGGAAAGTTAGGAATATATTACTGGGATACTGAACTTAGAAAACCAGATGTCTGCTTTATTTTGTGCTCTGATGGTGAAAAGCTTAATTCTGACAGTGGTTTAGATATGTTTTTCAGTTACGGTATCAACGTCCATATTTCTAGATCATTATCATTAGGCCTGGCCCAAAGCCATTACTCGTTCGACAGCCTT